TTCTGGAAAGAAAAATTAATAAAATAAGCGCTGTTCGGGGTGGATTTGAATTGAATAATACTGACGAAAAGCTGAAATTTGAAGAAGTCAATAAACATTATCAGGATCTTATTTCTTCTGTATTTGCAGAAACAGATCTGGGATTCAGTAATGAGTTTTCAGCTAAAATAGGAATAAGGGCAGAAAATTCTTCTTTTCTAAATAAAAGTAACATTGCTCCCCGTTTTGCCTTAGCTTATCGCCTGGCAAAAAACTGGACCACCTCATTTGCTTATGGCCTTTTTTACCAGAATCCTGAAAGTAAATACATTAACGGACCAGCACATCTTGATTTTCAAAAATCACAACATTATATTCTACAGGTTCAAAGAGCATCAGAAGGCAGAAGTTTAAGATTTGAAGCTTTTTATAAAAAATATGACCAGCTTATAAAAGTGAGAAACATTGCCAATATTGAGAATCAGAATCAACCGGTCCAGACTGCGATTAATAATGAAGGATTCGGATATGCAAAAGGGTTAGAGCTCTTCTGGAGGGATAAAAAAACATTTGAAAATATTGACTACTGGATCAGCTATTCTTTTTTGGACTCGAAAAGGGATTTTATGAATTATCCGGTAAGCTTAAAGCCCAACTTTGCATCAGAACATACCCTTTCAGTAGTGGGTAAAAGATTCATTCCGGAGTGGAAATTAGGAGTCAATCTTTCTTACACCTATGCCAAAGGACGCCCGTATTATGATATTGCCACAAAAGATATCAATGGAAATGTGGTTAATTTTACCAGAAATGAAGGAAGGTTGAAAGATTATAATGCTTTAAATTTAAGTTTTAATTATCTTCCGAATCTGGGTAAAAAAGATGCTAAAGCATTTACTGTTTTTGTATTAAGTATTTCCAATGTGCTCGGAACCAAGAATATGTATGGATACAATTTTTCACAGGACGGATCCAGAAGTTCAGCTATTGTCCCACCAATTAATACCTTTGTTTTTGTAGGGGCATTTATCAGCTTTGGAGTAGACAAAACACAGGATGCCATCAATAATAACTTATAATAAATAACGAAAGGGAACATCCTACTGATGAAATACATACCTTTCAGTACATAAAACGAACACTAAAAAATTAAGAAACAATGAAAAAGTATTTATTAAGTTTTGCTTTAGTTTGCATGAGCCTAACTGCTTTTGCTCAGTCTGATTACGAAAAAATAATGTCTGAAAAGATCGCAAAGATCGAAACCTGCAAAACGCCAGAAGATTTCCAGGCATTAGCAAATGATTTCCAAAGGATAGAAAGTAAGGAAAGCGGGAAATGGCTACCAAGCTATTATGCTGCTTTTTCTTATATCCAGAAGGGTAGGGTAATGATGAGAGAAGGAAAAAACCAGGATCTGGATGAGGTGGCTAACCAGGCAGAAAAGCATCTTGCGAACGCACAGAATCTTGCGGGCGCCGATAATGCAGAGATTCATTTATTAAGAAAAATGACTTATTCTTTAAGAATGATGGTCAATCCCCAGCAAAGGTATATGACAGACGGAATGAAGGCTGCTGAAGAACTTCAAATCGCTGAAAAGCTAGATCCGGGAAATCCCAGAATAGCTCTGATAAAAGCGGAAGATACTTATTTCACTCCGGAACAATACGGAGGAAGTAAAACAAAAGGCCTCGAAATGTTCAAGAAATCATTGGAGCAGTACAATGCTTACAAGCCAAAATCTTCCATGGATCCTAACTGGGGAAGAGGAGAGGCAGAATATTTTATAAGCCAGCCCGTAAAATAACAGCCTATAAAAGAAAATAAAGTCTTCCCGATTCAGGAAGACTTTATTGTTGCCTTTCAGTAAAGGAAATTGACGGTTCAGTGAAAAATAATTTTTGGTACATTTATTATCCGCTAATTTTGAACCAAGAAATAAACTCATGAAACGCAAAAACCTTATTGTTCTGCTTTGGGTAACCATAGGAACGGCATTATTCTTCTTCCTGTTTTTTACAAAGGAGAAGACCATTGACAATCTAATGCTTTCCTTTCTTATTTCTGGTCTTTATTCTTTTGTGCTGGGGATGGGGAATGGCATGCTCAATGATTATTTAAATAAAAAGGTTCCATGGTCTGAAGCTACCACCAAAAGAGCCGTTATAAGCGTTATTTCGATCCTTATAGCCAATATTATTCTCGTCTATATTTGCAATTACATCAATTTTGTTCTTTTCCAGAAAGATGCAACGTCAGAAGAGTTCTTTTCTGGGAAATATAATTTCATCAACTGGTTCATGGTGAATATTGCTCTTCTTATCTCAGCTTTTCTTCATGCCAGGGGTTTCATGGAAGAGCTCAAAAAAACTTCTAAAAAAGAAGTGGTAGAACAGAAATTGATTGCAAAATCTGCCAATGCACAGTTTGAAACCCTTAAAAATCAGCTCGATCCTCATTTTCTTTTTAATTCATTAAATGTACTAAGTGCCCTGATTGATGAAAATCCAAAGCAGGCACAGAAGTTTACAGCTTCTATGTCAAAGATTTACCGCTATGTACTGGAGCAAAAAGATAAAGAACTTGTTACTGTAGAAGATGAAATAGAATTTGCAAAAACATACTGCGAATTGCTGAAAACAAGGTTTGAGGACAGTGTAGATTTTATTTTTGATGTCCGGAAAGAAGATTACAGGAGGTATGTCGTTCCGCTTTCTCTTCAATTGCTTCTTGAAAACTGTATCAAGCATAATTTTGCAACCTCTTCAAAACCATTGATCATAAAAGTTTTTTCGGAGAATGATACACTTTGTATTGAAAATAATCTGCAGGTTCGGGAACAGATTAAAGAAAGTGCCGGAATTGGACTTGCCAATATTGTACAAAGGTACTCACTGCTGACCAAAAGAAATGTTTTTATTGAGAAATCGGATGATTATTTTAAAGTGAAACTTCCGGTTCTATCAGATAAACCGAACGTTGTCAGTATTAAACCTGAAGATGAAGATAAGGCCTATAAAAAAGCTCAGAAAAGAGTAAAAGAGATCAAAGGATTCTATGCCAATCTTATTTCATACTGCCTTGTTATTTCCTTTTTAATCTTTATCAATCTTTATACTCAGAGCCGTTATCATTGGTTTTGGTGGCCACTCCTGGGTTGGGGATTTGGTGTTGCCTCTCATGCCTTCCAGGTATTCGGCATTGGAGAATCCTGGCAGGAAAAGAAAATTCAGGAAATTATGGATAAACAAAAAAACAAAAACAATGGAAACGTTTGATGAAAATGATATTCGGTATCAGCAGGCTAAAAAACAGGTAGAGAGACTAAGAGGATTTTATGCTCATTTATTCTCTTACATTGGTGTAAATATTATAATTGCTTATTTCAATTATTCCAACCTGGACCCGGGAGAAAGCTATTTCCAGTTTAAAAACTTCTTTACAGCGATATTCTGGGGAGTAGGACTTATCGCTCATGCACTTTCTGTTTTTCTGCCAAGAATGGACTTTGCTAAAAAATGGGAAGAGAAGAAGATCAGGGAGCTGATGAACAAGGATAAAAAATTGTAAAATCGCTAAAAGCGAATCGTCATTTTGCTACTTTTAAGAATAAAAACAATAACAAATGAATCTACAAATCTTATTTTACGCTTCTATGGCAGTCTGGTTTCTTAGTGAAATCATCTATAAACAAAAATTGAAATCAGCAGATAAGGATCAGAAAAAAGATCAATCCACTCTCAGTATTCTTTGGATAGTTATCATCTTTTCAATCGGAAGTGCTGTTATGGTGTCTCATATATCTGATTTTGTGATTACAGATTCAGTCTGGATTGTATATACCGGCCAGGCCCTCATTATCATTGGAATTGTATGCCGGTATCTTATCATCAGGTCTTTAGGTAAATATTTTACTGTAGATGTGACAATACGGGAAGATCATAAAATTAAAAAAGACGGGCTTTATCATTATGTGAGACATCCCTCCTATACTTTTGCATTGTTAACTTTCCTGGGACTAGGCTTATATCTAAATAACTGGATTTCCTTTGCCCTGGCGTTTATTCCTCCATGTATAGCATTTAGTTCCAGGATTAAAATAGAGGAACAGGTGCTCATTGGACAGTTTGGTGATGATTATATACAATACAGGAAAGCAACAAAAAAGCTTATTCCATTTATTTATTAATAATAAAAATACGGAATGATAAAATGCTGAATAAAATAAAGTTTGCTACTTAGAAGACTATAATTAAGGAAAAGACTGATAAGTAATCCAGATAAAAAAATCCCGATTTCAATTGAGTCGGGATTTTTGCTACTCAGAAGGGATATTCGACGACTCAGTAAGATATAGTTGATTTGAAGGTGGTTTTCGTGATACATTTGATTCAAGAAAATAAATAATCAAAATTCAATAGTATGGAAACATTATCATTCGACAAGGAAAATCTGACTTATAAAAAAGCAGTAAGACGGGTAAAAGAATTAAAGGCATTCTATGGGAATCTGACTTCCTATTGTTTAGTAATCCCATTTTTATTTGTTTTAAACCTTTTAACATCACCTGACCACTTGTGGTTCTATTGGCCGATGCTTGGATGGGGAATAGGTATTATTGTTCATGCCATAAACGTCTTTGGAATAGGGAAAGAATGGGAGGAGAGAAAAATAAAAGAATTAATGGAAACAGGCAAAAGAAATCATGGAAAAGTACTTTAATAAAAATACAATGGAATATAGCCAGGCCTACGAACGCGTAAAAAGATTGAAGAGTTTTTATAAAAGCCTTGCATGGTATTGCGTTATCGCAGGGATTTTGTTTTTCAATGATTATTTTGAGCACGGAACAATTGATTTTTCTCCTTTTCATGGATCGATCCTTTTGCTTATTTGGGGAATAATATTAGCTATGAAAGCAGTCAGGCTATTTATTTTTGACTCCGAATGGGAACAAAGAACCTTAGACAAGCAACTTCATAAGGGTAAGCCGAAAATATAGTTCAAAACCGGATTCTTTTATCTACTTTTAATGCTTTAATTTGAAAAACTAAAACCGTTATTTATGATCAAAACTGTCATCATTGAAGATGAAAAACCAGCTTCAAGAAAATTGGAGCGGATGTTGAGCATATTTCCTGATATACAGGTAATTGCAAAAATAGAATCGGTAGAAGAAGGTCTTTCTTGGTTTTCTGAAAATGAACATCCGCAACTGATCTTTTCAGACATTGTTTTAGGAGATGGATTGTCTTTTGATATTTTTGAAAAAGTTCCATCAAAAGGATTCATCATCTATACGACGGCTTTTGATCAATATACTCTTAAAGCCTTTAAACTGAACAGTATTGATTACTTATTAAAACCAATTCTGGAAGAAGACCTGGCAGGAGCTATAGATAAATTTAAATCTTTTCTTCCTTCCGGGAACCCGGTTAGTTCTGAAGAAATTAAACAGCTGATAAAAAAGGACAAATCCACCCTTTCCAGAATTTTGGTCAAAATAGGATATAACCTGAAAATTATTCAGACCAATGAGGTAAGTTGTTTTTTCAGTGAAAATAAGATTGTCTACCTTCAGACACGGGAAAGAACATACCCTTCAGATTTTACACTTGATGAACTGGAAGAGATATTGGATGAGAAAAAATTCTTCCGTGTGAACAGGCAATTTATCGTTAACTCTGATTATATCAAAAATATTCATACTTCTCCAAATTATAAGGTTGATCTGGAATTCCAGCCGGGAGAGGAAATTACGGTAAGCCGGGATCGTGTGAAAGATTTTAAAGAGTGGTTGGTAGGCTAAAATAAAAGATTTTGATATTCAGTTATCAATATTAACTATTTGTAATCTATTAGGTTAGAATTAGTGTCTTCAAGTTGTTTGATATGAGGAGACAAGACGCCACTACCAATTGGAAAGCTATTTGAGCCAGGTTGAAATTTCTTCTTTGAAGAATTTTGAATAGATCAATAAGCTCTTATATTAAAAACTAATACATGTACTTATAAAATGCAATTCATGGAATTTTTATTCTGGATTCTTAAGTTCTTCGTTGATATTTTTTATCCTTAAAATACAACGTTGATTTTAAATAAAGGCAATGATTTATAATGGATTATATTAAATCAATTAAACAATTTTCTTAATACTCATTTCCTCAAACAAAAGATAAACCCGAAACAAAGTGCTCCGGGTTTATTATATACTGTTTTGTTTTAATTTTTGGTGAGTATCCTAAAAATCATTTTATATTATGCAATAACTCCGCTTCCTATCAATTCATCCTCCATATACCATGATGCAAACTGTCCTTCAGCAATTGCAGACTGCAGATTTTCAAATTCTATATAAAAAGCATCTTCAAACTGGTATAGCGTAGCCTTTTGAAGAGGCTGTCTGTATCGGAACCTGGCCATTACTTCCATGGATTCACCATTGGAAAGTCTTAGGTCCTCTCTCACCCAATGAAGTTCAGGATTATTTATTTTTAAAGCTTTTTTATGCAGTCCGGGGAAGCTATGACCTTCTCCTACGAAAATAATATTGTTTTCGATGTCTCTGGATACGATAAAACAGCTTTCTTTATGTCCGCCTATACCAAGCCCCTTACTTTGGCCGATCGTGAAAAATTGAGCTCCCTGATGCTTTCCGATTACCTTTCCGTCAGATTTTTTATAACTGATCTTTTGTGATAAATACTGGAGTTCTTCTTCCTTCGAGGAAAATGAAGGCTTTTCTTTCGAAAATAAAGGAGAATCGCTGAAAATTTCTACAATTTCACCTTCTTTTGGCTTGAGTTGCTGCTGTAAAAACTGAGGAAGACTTACTTTACCTATAAAACATAGTCCCTGAGAGTCCTTTTTATCCGCTGTTACCAGCCCAATTTCTTTTGCGATTTCCCTAACTTCGGGTTTTGTAAGTTCACCAATAGGAAACAAAGCCTTAGATAATTGATCCTGACTCAGCTGACAAAGGAAATAGGATTGGTCCTTGTTGTTATCTTTACCTGCCAGTAAATGAAAAATTTCCTTTCCGTTTTCATCAAAAGTTGAGGTTACCCTGGCATAATGTCCTGTCGCAACTTTATCCGCGCCCAAAGACATTGCTGTTTTCATAAAAACATCAAATTTAACCTCTCTGTTGCATAGTACGTCAGGATTCGGGGTTCTCCCTTTTTCATATTCTGCAAACATGTAATCGACGATACGTTCCTTATAAAGATCACTCATATCAATAACCTGGAATGGTATTCCAAGCTTCTGAGCTACCATTAACGCGTCATTACTGTCCTCTATCCAGGGACATTCATCTTCTAATGTTACGGAAGCATCATTCCAGTTCCTCATAAACAAAGCCACTACTTCATGCCCTTGCTGTTGCAGCAAATAGGCTGTAACGCTAGAATCTACACCTCCGGAGAGGCCTACTACTATTTTCATTGTATTTCAATTTTACGAAACTCTTAACGGGAGTTCTTAGTTTGATCCGGCAAAAATACAACTAAAAAGATTCGCAAAAAAAACATAATTTTAAGCATTGATAAAAACGATGGTAATGTAGAATCCCGGAATTTTAAGGAATTATGGGTTCGCAGGAAAGCAATTGCATATTATCTTTATTAATAATTAAATATCAGAGTATGAAAAAAATAATTATTCCATTGATGCTGATGTGCTCAATATCAATATTTTCCCAGGTCACAGTGGGAGCTCCCTCAATGACTGAAAACAACAGATGGACTTTCGGAGGCGGGATCGGTTTAGGTTTTGGAAGCAACAGCGCATTTTCTCTTCAGGCAGCTCCGAGGGTAGGATACAGGTTAACCGATGATCTTGAAGCGGGAGTATTGGGAAGTGTTTCCTGGCAGACATCAGACTATTATAGATCAACGATGTTCGGGGTTGGTCCTTTTGTGAATTACTATTTCGCAAGATCCTTTTATGTAGGGGCGAATCTTCAACATTATTTTATAAATTATCATGATAAATTTTATGATTATAAAGATAACCGGGAAGAAACGGCACTATATCTGGGAGGAGGATATATGCAAAGGATAGGGGGGAATTCCTTTATGCAGCTGGGATTGATGTACAATGTTTTATGGAAAGAGAATTCAAGTGTTTTTTCAAGTGGATTGGTTCCGAACATTGGATTCGTTGTGGGATTGTAGTTTTATTGCGGTGGTTTAATCAACATCAAAAAATGGATTGTTAAAATATTACAGGAATGAAGGGCGAAAATTTTTCAAATAATGGTTTGATAAGTTTCATTAAAAATACTTATCCTGTATCAGATTTTACTGCCAATCTTATTGCCGACAATTTTGAACCTGTAATTTTACCGAAACATCAGCTTACCTTAAGAGAAGGAAGTATTAATTCTGATTATATTTTTCTCGAGACAGGCTACATGCGTTCATATGTGTTGGATATTGATGGAAATGAGGTAACAACGAATATATTCAAGCCCAATGAAATGGTTTTTGAAGTAGAATCTTATTTTCAAAGAAAACCGTCAAATGAAAATATTGAAACAATTACAAGATGTATTGTCTGGATTGGAAAATACGAAAAATGCCAACGACTTTTTCATACCTTACCAGAGTTTAGAGAATTTGGAAGAGCTATTTTGGTGAAAGGATTTACGGAGCTTAAACAACGTACCGTTTCCATGATTAAAGAAAAATCCGAAAGGAGATATGAAAATTTATTATTAGAATCGCCAGATATTTTCCGGAATGTTCCTTTAAAATTTATTGCATCTTATCTTGGAATTACAAATACTTCTTTAAGCCGGTTGAGAAAATAATATAAAAAATTGCCAATTGGTAATTTTTTTATAAAGTATGAAGCTGAAATTTGCATAATAAATGATACATTATGCAAACAGAAAACATTCAACAGACGGGCTTGGAAAAGCGTATCGCGCTTATTCTGATCTTTTGGGGAGCAGGAAGTTTTTTATTAGGTTTTTTTAATATTTTCAGCCTTATTCCGCGCCTGCTTTTTGGCGTCTTAATTGCTTCAATACTTTTGGTCTTGATTATTATTTATCAGTCCAAACCTTCTTTTAGAACTTTCTCCGACTCTATTCCTTTAAAGGGGATTGCTCTTTTTCATGTTTGGAGAATTTTTGCGGGCTGGATTTTTATTTCATATACTGGAAAACTGTCAGAAACATTTATTAATAATGCGGCTTATGGAGATATTATTTCAGGAATCCTTGCTGCCACCGTTTTTGTTTTCGGACGTACCAAGCTAAGCTATTATATTTTCAATATTATTGGCTCGCTAGATTTTATTATTGCTGTAGGAACGGGGGTTTTTCTTACCATTACAGAAAATAATGAAATGGCTCCGATTATTCAGTTACCGTTAATCATGATTCCGCTATTTGGAGTTCCTCTTTCCGGCTTTACCCATTTTATTTCTTTAAAGCGTCTTTTAAAAATGAAGAATAAAAAGCTTTCAGATATTATTGAATGACAGCTAATAAAATTTTAAATAATAAAAAAGCACGGAAAATACTTCCGTGCTTTTTATTTTAACAAAATTATTTATTTATTGAGAAGACTTTTCAGTCGTCTTTTTGGTCTTTTGAGCCTTGCCGGTTAATCCGTCTTTAGCTTCATTTACATCAAGAACAATTGTTTCTCCTTCATTTAATTGCTTGTTTACCAGCATTTCTGCCAATAAATCCTCAATGTATTTCTGGATTGCTCTTTTCAATGGTCTTGCACCAAAATCTTTATCCCATCCTTTTTCAGAAATAAAATCTTTAGCTGCTTCAGTTAAATCAACTTTATATCCTAATTTATCAAGTCTGGTGTAAAGCTTATTTAATTCCAGATCAATGATTTTCTTGATATCAGTCTGTTCAAGAGAGTTAAAGATCACGATGTCATCAATTCTGTTCAGGAATTCAGGAGCAAATGCTTTCTTAAGGGCATTTTCAATTGTGCTTCTTGCTCTGTTGTCTGTATTTGACTTCTTAGCAGAAGTTCCGAATCCAACACCATCCCCAAAGTCTTTAAGGTCTCTTGTTCCGATGTTTGAAGTAAGAATAATGATCGTGTTTCTGAAATCAATTTTTCTACCTAAACTATCTGTAACATGTCCTTCATCCAGAATCTGTAATAAGATATTGAATACATCAGGGTGAGCTTTTTCAATCTCATCAAGAAGAACTACCGCATAAGGTTTTCTTCTCACAGCTTCAGTAAGCTGACCTCCTTCCTCATATCCAACATATCCCGGAGGCGCACCTACCAATCTTGATACGGCGAATTTTTCCATATATTCACTCATATCAATTCGGATCAATGCTTCATCTGAATCGAAAAGTTCTCTTGCCATTACCTTGGCAAGCTCAGTCTTACCAACACCGGTTGTTCCTAAGAAGATAAATGTTCCGATCGGACGATTTGGATCTTTAAGACCCGCTCTGTTACGTTGAATAGCTTTAACTACTTTTCTTACAGCATCTTCCTGTCCGATAACTTTTCCGTTCAGGTTGTTGTCCATCTGAGCTAATTTATCAAGCTCATTTTTACCAACTTTGGTTACAGGAACACCACTCATCATGGAAACTACCTCTGCAACGTTTTCTTCTGTAACCGTTTCTTTTTTCTCTTTTACATCCTTATCCCACTGATCTTGTGCGGCATTAAGCTCCATTTGAAGTCTTTCCTCCTCATCTTTAAGCTTTCTGGCTTCAAGATAATCCTGAGCTTTTACAGCTTTCTGCTTCATTTCTTTGATGTCCTCAATTTTCTTTTCGAATTCAATGATTTCGGTAGGAACTTTCATGTTTTTGATATAAACACGGGAACCTGCTTCGTCCATTGCATCAATCGCTTTATCCGGTAGGAAACGATCTGTAATATATCTTGATGTAAGATTCACACAAGCCAATATGGCTTCTGGTGTATAAATCACATTATGATGCTCTTCATACTTATCTTTGATCTGATTTAAAATCTGAATGGTTTCGTCAATAGAGGTAGGCTCTACCATTACTTTCTGGAATCTTCTCTCTAATGCTCCATCTTTTTCAATATATTGACGGTATTCATCCAAAGTAGTGGCTCCGATGCATTGAATTTCTCCTCTTGCAAGAGCCGGCTTAAACATATTGGAGGCATCCAGACTTCCTGTAGAGCTTCCTGCACCTACAATAGTGTGAAGCTCGTCAATGAATAGGATAACATCCCTATTCTTTTCCAATTCCGTCATGATCGCCTTCATTCTTTCCTCGAACTGACCACGGTATTTCGTTCCTGCAACTAAACTTGCTAGATCCAGTGTGATCACTCTTTTACCAAAAAGAACTCTGGAAACCTTTTTTTGCTGGATTCTTAAAGCTAATCCTTCTGCAATAGCAGATTTACCCACTCCGGGCTCTCCGATAAGAAGCGGATTGTTTTTCTTTCTGCGGGAAAGAATCTGAGAAACCCTCTCGATTTCTTTCTCACGTCCGATTACAGGATCCAACTTCCCATCCCTTGCTAAAGATGTAAGGTCTCTACCAAAATTATCCAGCGTAGGAGTTTTGCTCTTTGCAGCGCCTAAATTTCCTGCCGGTTTTCTCATCTGCTCAAATTCTTCTCTTTCATCATCATCATCATAAGCACTCATCTGAGGTGATTGTCCGGAATTTTTAAGCATTGTCTGGTACTCTCTTGAAACGCCTTCATAGTCGATATCGTAAGCGCCTAATATATTTGAGGTGGGATCTTCATATTTATAAAGAATACCTAAAAGTAAATGAACGGTATTAATTTCATTACTTTTGTATTGTCGGCATTCTAACTCTGCACGTTTAACGGCATGATCTGCCATTTTCGTGAAAGAAATATTGGTTACCTCCTCAGAAATAGGATTAAGACTTGCTGTATTTAGAGTTTCAATTTTTCTTCTGATTTGTGTTAAATCGGCATTAAGGTTTTGAAGGATTTCTTTTGCAGAGTTTTCTGTTTTTATAATACCTAAAAGTAGATGTTCTGTATTAAGAAATTCACTTTTCAGCCTTTTAGCTTCATTTTTGCTCTGTTTGAACACTTGGCTCAAACCTTGTGAAAACTTATAATCCATAATATATCTCAATTAGAATAAAGATAGAATTATCTTTTATTCATTATTCTAAATTACAAATATTTTACCAAAAATCAATTAATGACTTTATGGCAGAAAAAAGTTTTATTATCTTATTGAAAATGACTAAGTTTGTGTCCCTTAAATTTTTCTTATGAACCCCGAAATTGCTGCTTATATAGGATATTCTGCTTCACTTTTTCTTGTGTTGAGCTTTATATTGAAAGATGTAAGAAAAATTAGAATCGTAAATATGATCGGCTGTATTTGTTTTGTCATTTATGGTATCTTTAACGGAATGCTCTGGCCGGTTATTATACCCAACGGATTGATCTGTATCATACAGATTTACCATTTAATGGCCGGAAAGAAAAGTTAATGAAAAAAAAGATAATTACATCTGCTTTTAGTAATCTTTATACAGATCAGCGAATAGAAAAGGTCTGTCACACCTTGTATGAAAACGGATACTCCCTGGAACTGATCGGAAACGACTGGGGTGGAGCTGAGAAAATCACAAGACCTTATCCTTTCTCAAGAATTATGCTGGTTTCTAAAAGTTTAAAGACGGCTTATTTTGAATTTAACTGGAAATTGTACAAAGAACTGAAAAGGAAAGCTGATAAGAATACCATTCTTCATGCTAATGATATTGACGCTCTTCTTCCCAATTATCTTATCGCAAAAAAATTAAAGATCCCTTTAATTTTTGACAGTCATGAAATTTTTTCCGAAATGCCAGCCATTCAGGGCAAAATGTCACAAAAAATATGGCGTTACCTGGAAAAAAAAGTACTTCCTAACTTAAAATTCATGATAACAGCCAGCGGAAGTTATGCAAAATGGTTTAAAGAAAAATATCATGTAGAGGCT
The sequence above is drawn from the Chryseobacterium daecheongense genome and encodes:
- a CDS encoding ATP-dependent Clp protease ATP-binding subunit, whose product is MDYKFSQGLSQVFKQSKNEAKRLKSEFLNTEHLLLGIIKTENSAKEILQNLNADLTQIRRKIETLNTASLNPISEEVTNISFTKMADHAVKRAELECRQYKSNEINTVHLLLGILYKYEDPTSNILGAYDIDYEGVSREYQTMLKNSGQSPQMSAYDDDDEREEFEQMRKPAGNLGAAKSKTPTLDNFGRDLTSLARDGKLDPVIGREKEIERVSQILSRRKKNNPLLIGEPGVGKSAIAEGLALRIQQKKVSRVLFGKRVITLDLASLVAGTKYRGQFEERMKAIMTELEKNRDVILFIDELHTIVGAGSSTGSLDASNMFKPALARGEIQCIGATTLDEYRQYIEKDGALERRFQKVMVEPTSIDETIQILNQIKDKYEEHHNVIYTPEAILACVNLTSRYITDRFLPDKAIDAMDEAGSRVYIKNMKVPTEIIEFEKKIEDIKEMKQKAVKAQDYLEARKLKDEEERLQMELNAAQDQWDKDVKEKKETVTEENVAEVVSMMSGVPVTKVGKNELDKLAQMDNNLNGKVIGQEDAVRKVVKAIQRNRAGLKDPNRPIGTFIFLGTTGVGKTELAKVMARELFDSDEALIRIDMSEYMEKFAVSRLVGAPPGYVGYEEGGQLTEAVRRKPYAVVLLDEIEKAHPDVFNILLQILDEGHVTDSLGRKIDFRNTIIILTSNIGTRDLKDFGDGVGFGTSAKKSNTDNRARSTIENALKKAFAPEFLNRIDDIVIFNSLEQTDIKKIIDLELNKLYTRLDKLGYKVDLTEAAKDFISEKGWDKDFGARPLKRAIQKYIEDLLAEMLVNKQLNEGETIVLDVNEAKDGLTGKAQKTKKTTEKSSQ
- a CDS encoding uroporphyrinogen decarboxylase, whose protein sequence is MNPEIAAYIGYSASLFLVLSFILKDVRKIRIVNMIGCICFVIYGIFNGMLWPVIIPNGLICIIQIYHLMAGKKS